Proteins found in one Miscanthus floridulus cultivar M001 chromosome 4, ASM1932011v1, whole genome shotgun sequence genomic segment:
- the LOC136552569 gene encoding uncharacterized protein, whose protein sequence is MQVPVHPLAPSAGGGGAFSAGLVRSVREWRGRTCRKLISFSSAGKGGEEAARRETPEETRKRLEELDALLERLVEPKLRPPTPPPDPYLDRAMITGRGSTDELPEFSPTYVAFSTLGLVILTIFTNVTFNLYVKPSVDGFDPPERIQRAPLVNPADRPSE, encoded by the exons ATGCAGGTGCCAGTCCACCCGCTCGCTCCgagcgccggaggaggaggagcgtttTCGGCGGGTCTTGTCCGGTCCGTGCGTGAGTGGAGGGGGAGGACGTGTCGGAAGCTAATCAGCTTCTCGTCGGCGGGAAAGGGGGGCGAGGAGGCGGCGCGGCGCGAGACGCCGGAGGAGACGCGGAAGCGGCTGGAGGAGCTGGACGCGCTGCTGGAAAGGCTGGTCGAGCCCAAGTTGCGGCCGCCAACGCCTCCTCCGG ATCCGTACTTGGACCGAGCCATGATAACAGGGCGGGGATCAACCGATGAACTCCCAGAATTCTCTCCAACATATGTGGCATTCTCGACTCTTGGACTTGTTATCCTCACCATCTTCACCAACGTCACGTTCAATCTGTACGTCAAACCTTCGGTGGACGGCTTCGATCCACCTGAAAGAATTCAGAGAGCGCCTCTAGTCAATCCAGCAGACAGACCATCCGAGTAG
- the LOC136550302 gene encoding uncharacterized protein, whose protein sequence is MGASGSGGNEPGGRPWTATSTWAPGPAGGTVEDAVSFETSEDDAEASLAGVVLCHQSAGDMAPCPCEVTVSFRGKYEIHRVYVRSTARIYELYHSPDAKGTSKDYLCTVRCGLAVKEPQPCGEEIMSQWTGSALNSDKREHEAKSVSSGSDEDSWIDVKIPESPARNKTLESEDRNVIRTCQENTLAHYEATAEMTDVNPCVSLTIRLLSLQSKTSVHIEEIYVFADPVEFTNDDSVRGPVNMGGSSLLAMLVPGLMQMSKSRNLKIDDSYFSDGSRNQEGRTCERVTQEAGLRSTNDSRYTSAGIESGMSPIIGGAASDEKSSEGEFQFKDPDFHPLPVQTLESTQAPSVKDQRELNTGHLANPLVNENFTPCNHIERKLDTLLLKVEKMELYCSRFEDNMIKPLGSIEARLQRLEEQFNSFSVDIQSLRGSSAFRSAPDGMSNTTSSQEEAHNDANDKSTPTTDRKPGLVVRAPDFMSDDSCCYNVITNGNHVNFRGPNVVPRLLVKVPDSIAQPELTDGNLHDGPALSSEKERKTSPGLVVKVPEFPDDDDDDDEVEKKKQAEVCGDGEDHTWSDDTPRKSTAGNTKSKKSVSINGALASALEALLTSTKETSSLKPAVCTTSNLCAENIGNSFSCSLSPGKTCEMSTKDGSADQFLGASGDANLVGGFISSPDIDTTPHNSLSKEMLDSRVEINEQNDDINTSKVAFVAITEPLGVPSQTDTIEESIDDGSCVNRQNNGPNLNAMPYVVNTGPLDPPTAFEPVDSGVEVNGNRSSISLVEFLAARNASSCKNGTSEVCLGNDGAEKLSFERTSARADKNSKNASQLLVKRALEVDADEGIFLSSVPIGAKFEGSSSNAPITRGGDINNTKAAVSDEECGLKSTENGFRPSSMMDSIFSQYHATDSNKKLIENSSLDWSLDESFSKQNGEHSCSSSISMGMESFSGAPAREPIISGNDTSGNYVEDLAGIGDRPVATIISGEELQKVYDLLYEFKDDMLGMTSAAKGTNKSSPSLEALLAESSDSEAQNSDLEGIDSGAGIGSTRLFSTLSSSDDDASAADEPLVDIADLTTPSEPYTSALNKPLVDVADLTNPSGIDASSVNEPSADVVDLPHTSNVPLVSLDDLPKPPETSFGGSSGEHLDSLI, encoded by the exons ATGGGGGCGTCGGGATCGGGAGGCAACGAGCCCGGCGGACGGCCCTGGACGGCGACCAGCACGTGGGCCCCCGGTCCCGCCGGCGGGACCGTGGAGGACGCTGTCTCGTTCGAGACCTCCGAGGACGACGCGGAGGCGTCACTGGCGGGCGTCGTGCTCTGCCACCAGTCGGCCGGCGACATGGCTCCCTGCCCCTGCGAGGTCACTG TTAGTTTCAGGGGAAAGTATGAGATTCACAGGGTATATGTGCGAAGCACAGCTCGGATATATGAACTATACCACTCTCCTGATGCAAAGGGTACCAGCAAGGATTATCTATGCACTGTGCGTTGTGGACTTGCTGTTAAAGAACCGCAGCCCTGTGGTGAAGAAATTATGTCTCAGTGGACTGGCAGTGCTTTAAACAGTGACAAGCGTGAACATGAGGCAAAAAGTGTAAGCAGTGGTAGTGATGAAGATAGTTGGATTGATGTCAAGATTCCAGAATCTCCTGCACGAAATAAAACACTAGAATCTGAAGATAGGAATGTGATTCGAACCTGCCAAGAAAATACTCTG GCACACTATGAAGCTACTGCCGAGATGACTGATGTGAACCCATGTGTATCTCTTACGATCCGTCTTCTATCACTTCAGTCAAAGACATCAGTGCACATTGAGGAGATCTACGTATTTGCGGATCCTGTTGAGTTCACCAATGATGATTCAGTAAGAGGTCCTGTAAACATGGGAGGCAGTTCTTTGCTGGCAATGCTTGTTCCTGGCCTTATGCAAATGTCTAAATCAAGGAATTTGAAAATTGATGACAGTTATTTTTCTGATGGATCAAGGAATCAAGAGGGCCGCACATGTGAAAGGGTTACACAGGAAGCAGGGCTGCGTAGCACAAACGATTCAAGATATACGTCTGCAGGGATAGAAAGTGGAATGAGCCCTATAATTGGTGGTGCAGCATCTGATGAAAAAAGTAGCGAAGGTGAGTTCCAGTTCAAGGACCCCGATTTTCATCCATTACCTGTACAAACATTAGAAAGTACACAAGCGCCATCAGTGAAGGACCAGCGAGAATTGAACACAGGTCATCTTGCTAATCCCCTCGTGAATGAAAACTTTACTCCTTGTAATCATATTGAGAGAAAGTTGGATACTCTGCTCTTGAAGGTAGAGAAGATGGAATTATATTGCTCAAGGTTTGAGGACAACATGATAAAGCCCCTTGGTAGCATTGAGGCAAGGCTTCAACGACTGGAGGAACAGTTTAATTCGTTCTCTGTGGATATTCAGTCTTTGAGAGGTTCTTCTGCATTTAGGTCAGCACCAGATGGTATGTCTAATACAACGAGCTCACAGGAGGAAGCACATAATGATGCTAATGATAAAAGTACTCCTACAACTGACAGGAAGCCAGGTTTAGTTGTCAGGGCGCCAGATTTTATGTCAGATGATTCCTGTTGTTATAATGTAATAACTAATGGAAACCATGTTAATTTTCGTGGGCCTAATGTGGTGCCAAGGCTACTTGTGAAGGTCCCTGATTCTATTGCTCAACCTGAGCTAACTGATGGAAACCTTCATGATGGGCCTGCTCTATCCTCTGAAAAGGAGCGTAAAACTTCCCCAGGTTTAGTTGTCAAGGTTCCTGAATTcccagatgatgatgatgatgacgacgaagtGGAAAAAAAGAAACAAGCTGAAGTTTGTGGTGATGGTGAAGATCACACATGGTCTGATGATACTCCGAGGAAAAGCACAGCTGGCAACACCAAGAGCAAAAAATCTGTATCTATCAATGGTGCATTGGCGTCTGCATTGGAGGCATTACTCACTTCTACCAAAGAAACATCATCTTTGAAACCTGCTGTTTGCACTACCAGTAATTTATGTGCTGAAAATATCGGTAATTCCTTCAGTTGTTCCCTTTCTCCTGGAAAAACTTGTGAGATGTCCACTAAAGATGGTTCAGCTGACCAATTTCTGGGTGCATCTGGTGATGCAAATTTGGTCGGTGGCTTCATATCTTCTCCGGATATTGACACAACTCCACATAATTCTCTCTCAAAGGAAATGTTGGATAGCAGGGTTGAGATAAATGAACAGAACGATGATATTAATACATCAAAGGTGGCATTTGTTGCAATCACAGAACCATTGGGTGTTCCCTCACAGACTGATACAATTGAGGAATCTATTGATGATGGAAGTTGCGTGAATAGACAAAACAATGGTCCTAATTTGAATGCAATGCCATATGTTGTGAATACTGGACCTTTGGATCCTCCTACAGCTTTTGAACCTGTTGATAGTGGAGTTGAGGTGAATGGAAATAGATCTTCCATATCCTTGGTGGAGTTTCTTGCAGCAAGGAATGCTAGCTCTTGTAAGAATGGTACTTCTGAGGTATGCCTTGGTAATGATGGTGCTGAAAAACTGTCTTTTGAGAGAACATCGGCTAGAGCTGATAAAAATTCAAAAAATGCCAGTCAACTTCTAGTGAAGAGAGCTCTTGAAGTCGATGCAGATGAGGGAATTTTTTTGTCTAGTGTACCCATTGGGGCAAAATTTGAAGGATCAAGCAGTAATGCCCCCATAACTAGGGGTGGTGATATTAATAATACGAAAGCAGCAGTCTCAGATGAGGAATGTGGCCTGAAAAGTACAGAGAATGGATTTAGGCCTTCTTCGATGATGGACTCTATATTTTCTCAGTATCATGCTACAGATTCCAATAAAAAATTGATTGAGAACAGCAGTTTGGACTGGAGTCTAGATGAGAGTTTTTCAAAACAGAATGGGGAACATTCCTGTTCAAGTTCGATTAGCATGGGTATGGAGTCGTTTAGTGGAGCACCTGCCAGAGAACCTATTATTTCAGGGAATGACACATCAGGAAATTACGTTGAAGATCTTGCAGGCATTGGAGATCGTCCTGTTGCAACAATAATTTCTGGGGAAGAGCTGCAAAAGGTTTATGATTTGCTTTATGAGTTTAAGGATGACATGCTGGGCATGACCTCCGCAGCAAAGGGTACAAATAAGAGCAGCCCGTCCCTTGAAGCCTTGCTTGCTGAATCATCTGATTCTGAAGCACAAAATTCTGATCTGGAGGGTATTGACAGTGGTGCTGGCATTGGCTCAACTCGACTGTTTAGTACACTCTCATCCTCAGACGACGATGCTTCTGCTGCGGATGAGCCTTTAGTTGATATTGCTGACCTGACTACACCATCAGAACCATATACTTCTGCTCTTAATAAGCCTCTGGTTGACGTGGCTGACTTGACAAACCCTTCAGGGATAGATGCTTCTTCAGTGAATGAGCCTTCAGCTGATGTGGTTGATCTGCCACATACTTCAAACGTGCCTTTGGTCAGTTTGGATGATCTGCCAAAACCTCCAGAGACGTCTTTTGGTGGGAGCAGTGGAGAACATCTTGACAGTCTTATATGA